A genomic region of Oncorhynchus mykiss isolate Arlee chromosome 16, USDA_OmykA_1.1, whole genome shotgun sequence contains the following coding sequences:
- the ly6pge gene encoding lymphocyte antigen 6 family member pge isoform X2 — MRASQSAILLLVSLLFLINDSEALQCYTCMGSSDEDCNRQGSKTCPSYSDACAVVRGHGSGVMKSCSYKSFCSQANSQGYRSPGVRVHCCFSDDCNVTGNVSKLEGSLSYLLLLLPLLLHWISN, encoded by the exons ATGAGAGCTTCCCAGAGCGCTATTCTGCTCCTCGTCTCCCTACTCTTTCTCATTAACGACA GTGAAGCCCTACAATGCTATACCTGCATGGGTTCTAGTGATGAAGACTGCAATCGTCAGGGCTCAAAAACCTGTCCAAGCTACTCTGACGCTTGCGCTGTAGTACGAGGACACGGAA gcggAGTGATGAAGTCCTGCTCCTACAAGTCTTTCTGTAGCCAGGCCAACAGTCAGGGTTACCGGTCACCAGGGGTCAGAGTTCACTGCTGTTTCTCTGATGACTGCAACGTGACAGGAAACGTATCCAAGCTGGAAGGAAGTCTCAGCTACCTGTTGCTCCTCCTTCCCCTGCTCCTCCACTGGATCTCAAACTAA
- the ly6pge gene encoding lymphocyte antigen 6 family member pge isoform X1 encodes MRASQSAILLLVSLLFLINDSEALQCYTCMGSSDEDCNRQGSKTCPSYSDACAVVRGHGSELNSGVMKSCSYKSFCSQANSQGYRSPGVRVHCCFSDDCNVTGNVSKLEGSLSYLLLLLPLLLHWISN; translated from the exons ATGAGAGCTTCCCAGAGCGCTATTCTGCTCCTCGTCTCCCTACTCTTTCTCATTAACGACA GTGAAGCCCTACAATGCTATACCTGCATGGGTTCTAGTGATGAAGACTGCAATCGTCAGGGCTCAAAAACCTGTCCAAGCTACTCTGACGCTTGCGCTGTAGTACGAGGACACGGAAGTGAGTTAAACA gcggAGTGATGAAGTCCTGCTCCTACAAGTCTTTCTGTAGCCAGGCCAACAGTCAGGGTTACCGGTCACCAGGGGTCAGAGTTCACTGCTGTTTCTCTGATGACTGCAACGTGACAGGAAACGTATCCAAGCTGGAAGGAAGTCTCAGCTACCTGTTGCTCCTCCTTCCCCTGCTCCTCCACTGGATCTCAAACTAA